A DNA window from Paraclostridium bifermentans contains the following coding sequences:
- the ptb gene encoding phosphate butyryltransferase, protein MRSFNDVIKYAKERGPKIISVACSQDKEVLIAVDMAKKEGIANAILVGDIEKTKEIAKELNIDLDGYELIDEKDLAQASLKAVSLVSEGKADMVMKGLVDTSIILKAVLNKEVGLRTGNILSHVAVFDVKGYDRLFFITDAAMNLSPDLQGKKQIIENACVVAHALDIENPKVAAICAKEKVNPKMQDTVDAKDLEEMCANGDIKGCIVGGPFALDNAVSEEAAKHKGMSHPIAGKADILLAPDIEAGNILYKSLVFFSETKNAGVIVGAKAPIILTSRADSEETKLNSIALGVLMAAKVK, encoded by the coding sequence TTGAGAAGCTTTAATGATGTAATAAAATACGCAAAAGAAAGAGGGCCTAAAATCATATCAGTTGCTTGCTCTCAAGATAAAGAAGTTTTAATTGCTGTTGATATGGCGAAAAAAGAGGGAATAGCTAATGCAATATTAGTTGGAGATATAGAAAAAACAAAAGAGATAGCGAAGGAATTAAATATAGATTTAGATGGATATGAGTTAATAGATGAAAAAGACTTAGCTCAAGCATCTTTAAAAGCGGTTAGTTTAGTATCTGAAGGTAAAGCAGATATGGTAATGAAGGGGTTAGTGGACACATCAATAATATTAAAGGCAGTTTTAAATAAAGAAGTCGGATTAAGAACAGGAAATATATTAAGTCATGTTGCTGTTTTTGATGTTAAAGGATATGATAGACTTTTCTTTATAACAGATGCTGCTATGAACTTATCACCAGATCTTCAAGGTAAAAAACAAATCATAGAAAACGCTTGCGTAGTTGCGCACGCACTAGATATAGAAAATCCAAAAGTAGCGGCTATTTGTGCTAAAGAGAAAGTAAATCCTAAGATGCAAGATACTGTAGATGCAAAGGATTTAGAAGAAATGTGTGCAAATGGAGATATAAAAGGATGTATAGTAGGGGGACCGTTTGCTTTAGACAACGCTGTTTCAGAAGAAGCTGCAAAACATAAAGGGATGAGTCATCCGATAGCAGGAAAAGCAGATATATTACTAGCTCCAGATATAGAAGCTGGAAATATACTATATAAATCATTGGTATTCTTCTCTGAAACAAAAAATGCAGGAGTTATAGTAGGGGCTAAGGCACCTATAATATTAACTTCAAGAGCTGATAGTGAAGAGACTAAGCTGAACTCTATAGCATTAGGAGTTTTAATGGCTGCAAAAGTTAAATAG
- the buk gene encoding butyrate kinase: MANLFKILTINPGSTSTKIAVFENENLLFEKTLRHSSEEIGQYEKISDQFEFRKKVIEDALLEGGIKVSDLNAVVGRGGLLKPITGGTYSVDEDMMEDLKVGVLGEHASNLGGLIAKEIGDSVGVHSYIVDPVVVDELHDVARISGIPEISRKSIFHALNQKATARRAAKDLDKKYEDCNFIVAHMGGGISVGAHKKGSVIDVANALDGEGPFSPERSGGLPVGDLVKMCFSGEYSLDDIKKRIKGNGGLVAYLNTNDGREVESMIAEGNEKAKLVYEAMAYQVAKEIGACASVLNGDVDAVLLTGGIAYSNMFTNMIIDKVKFIAEVKVYPGEDEMIALAQGGLRVLNKEEEAKVYGKELATANTL; the protein is encoded by the coding sequence ATGGCAAATTTATTTAAAATACTAACGATAAATCCAGGATCAACATCAACTAAGATAGCAGTTTTTGAAAATGAAAACTTGTTATTTGAAAAGACATTAAGACATTCATCAGAAGAAATTGGACAATATGAAAAAATATCAGATCAATTTGAATTCAGAAAAAAGGTTATAGAAGATGCTTTATTAGAAGGTGGAATAAAAGTATCAGATTTAAATGCTGTAGTAGGTAGAGGTGGTCTTTTAAAACCTATAACAGGTGGTACATACAGTGTAGATGAAGATATGATGGAAGATTTAAAAGTAGGAGTGTTAGGAGAACATGCATCTAACTTAGGAGGCTTAATAGCTAAAGAAATAGGTGATAGTGTAGGAGTTCATTCATATATAGTAGATCCAGTTGTAGTGGACGAGTTACATGATGTAGCAAGAATATCAGGTATACCAGAAATATCAAGAAAAAGTATATTCCACGCACTAAATCAAAAAGCTACTGCAAGAAGAGCTGCTAAAGATTTAGATAAGAAGTATGAAGATTGTAATTTTATAGTTGCTCATATGGGTGGAGGAATTTCAGTTGGAGCTCATAAAAAAGGTTCAGTTATAGATGTTGCAAATGCTTTAGATGGAGAAGGTCCTTTTTCTCCAGAAAGAAGTGGGGGTCTTCCAGTAGGAGACTTAGTAAAAATGTGTTTTAGTGGAGAATATTCACTTGATGATATAAAGAAAAGAATAAAAGGCAATGGAGGTTTAGTAGCATACTTAAATACTAATGATGGTAGAGAAGTAGAATCTATGATTGCTGAAGGAAATGAAAAAGCTAAATTAGTTTATGAAGCAATGGCATATCAAGTTGCTAAAGAGATAGGAGCTTGTGCATCAGTGTTAAATGGAGATGTAGATGCAGTTTTATTAACTGGAGGAATAGCTTACTCAAATATGTTTACGAACATGATAATTGATAAAGTTAAATTTATAGCTGAGGTAAAGGTTTACCCAGGGGAAGATGAAATGATAGCATTAGCTCAAGGTGGTCTTAGAGTTCTAAATAAAGAAGAAGAAGCCAAAGTTTATGGAAAAGAATTAGCTACTGCTAATACATTATAA
- a CDS encoding 4Fe-4S binding protein: MAKGKVTFDQDLCKGCALCVSACPVKIVEIDKATINKKGYNPASVSDMDKCVGCANCATMCPDAVITVERD; encoded by the coding sequence ATGGCTAAGGGAAAAGTTACTTTTGACCAAGACTTATGTAAAGGGTGTGCACTTTGTGTTTCAGCATGTCCAGTTAAGATTGTAGAAATAGACAAGGCTACAATAAACAAAAAAGGATATAATCCAGCTTCTGTTTCTGATATGGACAAATGCGTAGGATGTGCAAACTGTGCAACTATGTGTCCAGATGCAGTTATAACAGTAGAGAGAGACTAA